One window of Nocardia nova SH22a genomic DNA carries:
- a CDS encoding DUF7144 family membrane protein encodes MTTTPQEHPVRQGIAAGTSIGAAILLITVGVLSILEGISAVANDKLFVAGLDYIYEFDTTTWGWIHIVLGILLVIAALGLMSGTTWGRVAAITLAALSILANFLWLPYYPAWSILVIALNIVVIWAVATWQPGRDL; translated from the coding sequence ATGACAACAACACCGCAGGAACATCCCGTTCGTCAGGGCATCGCCGCCGGAACCTCGATCGGTGCGGCGATACTGCTGATCACCGTCGGGGTTCTCTCGATCCTGGAGGGTATCTCGGCGGTCGCCAACGACAAGTTGTTCGTCGCGGGCCTCGACTACATCTACGAATTCGACACCACCACCTGGGGCTGGATCCACATCGTGCTGGGCATCCTGCTGGTGATCGCGGCCCTCGGATTGATGAGCGGGACCACCTGGGGCCGGGTCGCGGCGATCACCCTGGCGGCGCTGTCGATTCTCGCGAATTTCCTGTGGCTGCCGTACTACCCGGCGTGGTCGATCCTGGTGATCGCGCTGAACATCGTGGTGATCTGGGCGGTCGCCACCTGGCAGCCCGGCCGGGATCTCTGA
- a CDS encoding adenylate/guanylate cyclase domain-containing protein, translating into MTSPELSKLLQSVVEPYLLDGPRRYNRYQVAELSGVPADLSRRLWISLGFPVNPDDEAVDYTEADVRAVRNFRSLDALSDAHLRRQQAAARTLGQSMARLAEWQVDLVAEEITDRIRTITANDPTVDETKVALEVTTEVVSALQEMQAYAWRRHLAAALARSLAGDGSGETLRELAVGFADMVGYTRLTRHLDPEELTELLETFETITTDAITVNGGWVIKNVGDEVMFAAESAEAGARIALAIQEATGDAGTTPELRVGLAYGLVLQRFGDLYGSVVNTAARLTGVARPGTVLVDDGMAGQLNSESEFALRHLRGVRVRGFNRLRSHVLRRSER; encoded by the coding sequence ATGACCTCCCCGGAGTTGTCGAAACTGCTGCAGTCGGTCGTCGAGCCCTATCTGCTCGACGGCCCCCGGCGCTACAACCGGTACCAGGTCGCGGAGCTGTCCGGTGTTCCCGCGGATCTGTCACGGCGGCTGTGGATTTCGCTCGGATTCCCGGTGAATCCCGATGACGAGGCCGTCGACTACACCGAGGCCGACGTGCGAGCGGTCCGGAATTTCCGAAGTCTCGACGCACTGTCGGACGCCCATCTCCGACGGCAGCAGGCCGCCGCGCGCACCCTCGGCCAGTCGATGGCGCGGCTGGCGGAATGGCAGGTCGATCTGGTCGCCGAGGAGATCACCGACCGCATTCGCACGATCACCGCGAACGATCCCACCGTGGACGAGACGAAGGTGGCGCTGGAGGTCACCACCGAGGTGGTCTCGGCGCTGCAGGAGATGCAGGCGTATGCGTGGCGCCGGCACCTCGCCGCGGCGCTGGCCCGATCCCTGGCCGGGGACGGCAGCGGAGAAACGTTGCGCGAGTTGGCCGTCGGCTTCGCGGACATGGTCGGCTACACCCGGCTCACCCGGCATCTGGATCCCGAGGAACTGACCGAGCTACTGGAGACGTTCGAGACGATCACGACCGATGCGATCACGGTCAACGGCGGTTGGGTGATCAAGAATGTCGGTGACGAGGTGATGTTCGCGGCCGAGTCCGCCGAGGCCGGGGCGCGCATCGCGCTGGCGATCCAGGAGGCGACCGGCGATGCCGGGACCACACCGGAATTGCGGGTCGGCCTGGCCTACGGCCTGGTGCTGCAGCGCTTCGGTGATCTGTACGGCTCCGTGGTGAATACCGCGGCCCGGCTGACAGGCGTCGCGCGTCCGGGCACGGTGCTGGTGGACGACGGCATGGCGGGGCAATTGAACAGCGAATCGGAGTTCGCGCTGCGGCATCTGCGCGGTGTGCGGGTGCGCGGTTTCAACCGGCTGCGTTCGCATGTGCTGCGGCGGAGTGAGCGCTGA
- a CDS encoding daunorubicin resistance protein DrrA family ABC transporter ATP-binding protein, whose product MPDAIVAEGLVKKYGRLVALDGLDLSVPEGTVTALLGPNGAGKTTTVRVLTTLLVPDAGKATVAGIDVLREPQRLRAHIGASGQYAAVDEYLTGFENLEMVGRLYHLGIQRSKQRARELLDRFRLSEAADRPVKGYSGGMRRRLDLAGALVANPPVLFLDEPTTGLDPRARLDLWDVIEELVAGGTTLLLTTQYMEEADRLADSIAVIDHGRVIARGTADELKTLVGGDRIELTVEHLDNLETARETLAGLAVGDIHVEPGLRRITIPVDDGSQALVDTIGRLSERGIRIQDVGLRRPSLDDVFLTLTGHEADESGDPGESAQTVEQLTEGQRG is encoded by the coding sequence ATGCCCGACGCCATCGTTGCCGAGGGATTGGTCAAGAAGTACGGGCGGCTCGTCGCACTGGACGGGCTGGATCTGTCGGTTCCCGAGGGAACCGTGACGGCCCTGCTGGGTCCCAACGGCGCCGGGAAGACCACCACGGTCCGGGTGCTGACCACGCTGCTCGTCCCCGATGCGGGAAAGGCCACCGTGGCCGGTATCGATGTGCTGCGGGAACCGCAACGACTGCGCGCCCACATCGGAGCGTCCGGACAGTACGCGGCGGTCGACGAATATCTCACCGGCTTCGAGAATCTGGAGATGGTCGGGCGTCTCTACCATCTCGGAATCCAGCGCAGTAAACAGCGCGCCCGGGAACTGCTCGACCGGTTCCGGCTCAGCGAGGCCGCCGACCGCCCGGTGAAGGGATACTCCGGTGGTATGCGGCGCCGACTGGATCTGGCGGGCGCCCTGGTCGCGAATCCGCCGGTGCTGTTCCTCGACGAGCCCACCACCGGGCTCGATCCGCGCGCCCGGCTGGACCTGTGGGATGTCATCGAGGAACTGGTCGCCGGTGGTACCACCCTGCTGCTCACCACCCAGTACATGGAGGAGGCCGACCGGCTGGCCGATTCGATCGCGGTGATCGACCACGGCCGGGTCATCGCGCGCGGTACGGCCGACGAACTGAAAACCCTGGTGGGCGGCGACCGGATCGAACTGACCGTGGAACATCTCGACAATCTCGAGACGGCCCGCGAGACGCTGGCGGGTCTGGCCGTGGGCGATATTCACGTCGAGCCCGGGTTGCGGCGCATCACCATTCCGGTCGACGACGGATCGCAGGCGCTGGTCGACACCATCGGGCGGCTGAGCGAACGCGGGATCCGAATTCAGGACGTCGGGTTGCGGCGGCCCTCGCTCGACGACGTCTTCCTGACTCTCACCGGCCACGAGGCCGACGAATCCGGAGATCCGGGCGAGTCCGCGCAGACCGTGGAGCAGCTCACGGAAGGGCAGCGCGGATGA
- a CDS encoding ABC transporter permease — protein sequence MITTTGDTGRRSVTARAAIVFGDSITIAKRNVIKIKRVPDVLIFSTLSPIMFVLLFAYIFGSAITVQGTSYREFLIAGIFAQTSVFGATFTGTSLAEDMQRGIIDRFRSLPMAPSAVLVGRTVADVVINVVSLVVMSVTGLLVGWRIHGSILDTVLAYVLLLLFAYAISWIMAVVGLLVRAPEVFNNASFMVIFPLTFIANTFVPSDVLPTPLRVIAEWNPVSAVTQATRDLFGNTSPANPTPDVWSLQHPVATTLIWVVAILVIFVPLALGQFKRSVSR from the coding sequence ATGATCACCACGACGGGCGATACCGGTCGGCGTTCGGTGACGGCCCGCGCCGCCATCGTGTTCGGCGACAGCATCACCATCGCCAAACGCAATGTCATCAAGATCAAGCGGGTGCCCGACGTGCTGATCTTCTCGACCTTGTCGCCGATCATGTTCGTCCTGCTGTTCGCCTACATCTTCGGTTCGGCGATCACGGTGCAGGGCACGTCGTACCGCGAATTCCTGATCGCCGGAATCTTCGCTCAGACATCGGTATTCGGCGCCACGTTCACCGGCACCAGCCTCGCCGAGGATATGCAGCGCGGCATCATCGATCGGTTCCGATCCCTGCCGATGGCCCCCTCGGCGGTCCTGGTGGGGCGCACGGTCGCGGATGTGGTCATCAATGTGGTCAGCCTGGTGGTGATGTCGGTCACCGGACTGCTCGTCGGCTGGCGCATCCACGGCTCCATCCTGGACACCGTGCTCGCCTATGTACTGCTCCTGCTGTTCGCCTACGCGATTTCCTGGATCATGGCCGTGGTGGGTTTGCTGGTGCGGGCCCCGGAGGTGTTCAACAACGCCAGTTTCATGGTCATCTTCCCGCTCACCTTCATCGCCAACACCTTCGTGCCCAGCGATGTGCTGCCCACACCGTTGCGGGTCATCGCGGAATGGAATCCGGTGTCGGCGGTGACGCAGGCAACCCGTGATCTGTTCGGCAACACGAGTCCGGCGAATCCCACACCCGATGTCTGGTCGCTGCAACATCCGGTGGCCACCACGCTGATCTGGGTGGTGGCGATTCTGGTGATCTTCGTGCCGCTCGCACTCGGGCAGTTCAAGCGGTCGGTGAGCCGCTGA
- a CDS encoding peptidylprolyl isomerase codes for MTSPNQTAVAVLHTNLGDIKISLFGNHAPKTVRNFVGLADGSAPYTTNNAAGESSGPFYDGSVFHRVIDGFMIQGGDPTGTGRGGPGYEFGDEFHPELRFDRGYLLAMANAGPGTNGSQFFITVGPQGHLNRKHTIFGEVVDPDSRKVVDAIATTATDRNDRPKEPVVISSITLS; via the coding sequence GTGACCTCACCGAATCAGACCGCCGTGGCCGTACTGCACACCAACCTCGGCGATATCAAGATCTCGCTCTTCGGTAACCATGCCCCGAAGACGGTGCGCAACTTCGTGGGTCTCGCGGACGGCAGTGCGCCGTACACGACGAACAACGCCGCAGGTGAATCCTCCGGACCGTTCTACGACGGCAGCGTCTTCCACCGCGTGATCGACGGCTTCATGATTCAAGGTGGTGACCCCACGGGCACCGGCCGCGGCGGACCGGGCTACGAATTCGGCGACGAGTTCCACCCCGAGCTGCGCTTCGACCGGGGCTACCTGCTGGCGATGGCCAATGCCGGACCGGGGACCAACGGTTCCCAGTTCTTCATCACCGTCGGCCCGCAGGGACATCTGAACCGCAAGCACACCATCTTCGGCGAGGTCGTGGACCCGGATTCGCGCAAGGTCGTCGATGCCATCGCCACCACCGCGACCGACCGCAACGATCGTCCCAAGGAACCGGTCGTGATCTCGAGTATCACCCTGAGCTGA
- a CDS encoding rhomboid family intramembrane serine protease: MNPHPPASTCYRHSDRTTGLACTRCGRAACGECLRPAAVGQHCVDCIAQGRSDIRPVTRAALASSARPVPYVTYALIAINVAIFAVTASQAHSIADNHVSRLFLDWVLAPPYVAHGEWIRVLTAGFLHYGPLHLAVNMFALYILGRDTEAVLGRARFLAVYLAALLGGSAAVMLLATHTATAGASGAIYGLFGAMTVILLRLRQSPVQMLILIAINLIISVSLPGISLWGHLGGLLAGTLAAGGILFLPEWLHARSRESVVRIGWAAVAGIAVLALVLIGAGAAALA; the protein is encoded by the coding sequence GTGAATCCGCACCCGCCCGCATCCACCTGTTATCGCCATTCCGACCGCACGACCGGGCTGGCATGTACTCGATGCGGGCGGGCGGCGTGCGGCGAATGCCTGCGACCGGCCGCGGTCGGCCAGCACTGTGTGGACTGTATTGCCCAGGGACGCAGCGATATCCGGCCGGTGACCCGCGCCGCCCTGGCGTCTTCCGCGCGGCCGGTGCCGTATGTCACCTACGCCCTGATCGCGATCAATGTGGCGATCTTCGCGGTCACCGCGAGCCAGGCGCACAGCATCGCCGACAATCATGTGTCCCGGTTGTTCCTGGACTGGGTGCTGGCACCGCCGTACGTCGCCCACGGAGAGTGGATCCGGGTGCTCACCGCCGGATTCCTGCACTACGGACCGCTGCATCTGGCGGTCAACATGTTCGCGCTCTACATTCTGGGGCGCGACACCGAGGCGGTACTGGGCCGCGCCCGATTCCTCGCGGTCTATCTGGCCGCACTGCTGGGCGGTTCGGCCGCGGTGATGCTGCTGGCCACCCACACCGCCACGGCCGGGGCCTCGGGTGCGATCTACGGTTTGTTCGGCGCGATGACGGTGATCCTGCTGCGGCTTCGCCAGAGTCCGGTGCAGATGCTGATCCTCATCGCGATCAATCTGATCATCAGTGTGTCGCTGCCGGGGATTTCGCTGTGGGGGCATCTGGGTGGTCTGCTGGCCGGAACGCTCGCCGCCGGAGGAATCCTGTTCCTCCCGGAGTGGTTGCACGCGCGGAGCCGGGAGTCGGTGGTGCGGATCGGGTGGGCAGCGGTGGCCGGAATCGCCGTGCTCGCCCTGGTGCTGATCGGTGCGGGAGCGGCCGCCCTGGCCTGA
- a CDS encoding PH domain-containing protein, which translates to MSASQSDHPESDHPAGGSDPAPRLEWSTPPVALFVVALGGIAFAVAAFVASDGPSRLLIGLAAVLLLCLAALGLRQRPRLSVIPGDPARLVIRGLLGPVDYRPEQILRARVQGFRRLGRSIPNLELDVEHKGEERLLVFGRWDLGTHPQDVLDVMAVHGLVPPDPRQP; encoded by the coding sequence GTGAGCGCATCCCAGTCCGATCACCCCGAGTCCGATCATCCCGCCGGCGGATCCGATCCGGCGCCCCGGCTCGAGTGGTCCACACCGCCGGTTGCCCTGTTCGTCGTGGCACTCGGCGGTATCGCGTTCGCGGTCGCCGCGTTCGTCGCCTCCGACGGCCCCAGCCGTCTGCTGATCGGACTGGCCGCGGTACTGCTGTTGTGCCTGGCCGCGCTGGGATTGCGCCAGCGGCCACGACTGTCGGTGATCCCGGGCGACCCGGCCCGGCTGGTGATCCGCGGCCTGCTGGGCCCGGTCGACTACCGGCCCGAACAGATTCTGCGTGCCCGGGTGCAGGGCTTCCGGAGACTGGGCCGCAGCATCCCCAATCTCGAACTGGATGTCGAACACAAGGGTGAGGAGCGACTGCTCGTCTTCGGCCGCTGGGATCTCGGCACCCATCCCCAGGACGTTCTCGATGTCATGGCGGTGCACGGCCTGGTCCCGCCCGATCCCCGACAGCCCTGA
- the crgA gene encoding cell division protein CrgA gives MPKSKVRKKTDYTINPTSRTPVKVKGAGPSPVWYVSIMLGFMLAGLAWLLVYYLGADHIQWMSDLNAWNFLIGFGLMVVGLIMTMRWR, from the coding sequence GCCCAAGTCGAAGGTCCGCAAGAAGACCGACTACACGATCAACCCCACCAGCCGCACCCCGGTGAAGGTGAAGGGCGCTGGTCCGTCGCCGGTCTGGTACGTGTCGATCATGCTCGGCTTCATGCTGGCCGGGCTGGCGTGGTTGCTCGTCTACTACCTGGGCGCCGACCACATCCAGTGGATGAGCGATCTCAATGCCTGGAACTTCCTGATCGGCTTCGGGCTCATGGTCGTCGGGCTGATCATGACCATGCGCTGGCGCTGA